The following are from one region of the Trichoderma breve strain T069 chromosome 5, whole genome shotgun sequence genome:
- a CDS encoding type III restriction enzyme, res subunit domain-containing protein, with product MPSSPSRAPSGAKKRHEKSSKKSKITKRESHKLPKSTAPVIKAETDENGETQSASNPNRGIFERFMRQEVGEPSREERVVPNNNLDHDDRGATKSEVAKTVTQQIVCSNTAGSTQPAPPENYQNKSDVAKASNNSDAIVKIEGNLPQRMKDIPSSVQEPIDKISQTESISQVELQNDGDVAVPQSTTKHDTGNLQQVQNNDDSPRELPKQDEHSKVKSEKPIQDGTSEGDAATSKCDEMTDVDPSTISADPIATPEKSHKKSGKKRKHKHSRKRSKSRDRSKSHKRRKGSETFVPNHQRDDCESSGDEEQSQNEFDVEQARARIPKGCSVRHEGEQKEELRDGKRIANQKKFTKMFRSDLKDHQLTTLSWMVNREKDTTRTVDGGIIAHDMGMGKTVTSLACIAANRPPKKDRKISAQATLVIVPNRTVAKQWLTEAKKHWYEEASSLVTIHTGNDDDHLLAQYERQWIVLATYPQVRNSFPSQVVMDYLHAQYADDQRLLKQEFKKRAKFLFRINWFRVILDEGHAATKWNGRTLDACTRIQAKHRWVLSGTPIQNKPIEFYSYATLVCCEYRGTRRVFRNDYIVKDATNADFDSLASTLMYRGTAEGKLNIPPTTRREVYIEVSQEEQMICKYAQQKKHERDKERAGMPIFENEQDEDEVEDIKPEEDDEEEEEGVVKKDKKSKIQASAHLRLRQALSHPYCLERFFMGNYLSEDELKSLASDLNSMSDKKTVIEQLEADENWAEHLGQYQKGLDILKSREEAFLGGIFDMNKLMDLVILQRTVNVQKCGGAACKSQILSRFKCGHMYCEQCFGRLMMRRSSMPEAERSGQMKCPTDGCGQDLSFVEQVTTLVQLASMANQDKGYVEIGRDWLKNTVQARQERSLFFIASSCFYGPRIVPPPSSRLTATMAVVMTWLTEAPQDKIIIFTQFVTTLKMVGYQLETLGVKFVYYCGTSPKQQQEHSMHAFHNDPETLVMVSTLKSGGQSHNLTVANRVIIVDLWWNKEAEKQAIGRVVRIGQKKETFSVRIVTKHGMDDRVIKVQTGKEAMVARILQDDGHERIEVDDERLEQIFERKEGEESRKRKRKRREDPFESRGGDGMAF from the exons ATGCCTTCTTCACCCTCAAGAGCCCCCTCGGGGGCGAAAAAGCGTCATGAAAAGAGCTCTAAGAAGAGCAAAATAACAAAGCGCGAGTCACACAAATTGCCCAAGTCCACAGCGCCTGTGATAAAGGCCGAGACAGACGAGAACGGCGAAACTCAATCCGCTTCGAATCCGAATCGAGGAATCTTTGAGCGTTTCATGCGACAAGAAGTTGGTGAGCCTTCACGAGAAGAGCGAGTCGTCCCCAACAACAACCTCGATCACGACGACCGAGGGGCGACGAAATCTGAGGTCGCAAAGACAGTTACGCAACAAATTGTCTGCTCAAACACAGCTGGTAGCACACAGCCTGCTCCACCAGAGAACTACCAGAATAAATCTGATGTGGCTAAAGCCTCAAACAATTCAGACGCAATTGTTAAAATAGAGGGTAATCTTCCGCAAAGAATGAAAGATATTCCTAGCAGTGTTCAAGAACCAATCGACAAGATCAGCCAAACAGAGAGTATTAGCCAAGTTGAACTGCAaaatgatggcgatgttgcAGTTCCACAGTCAACAACTAAGCATGACACGGGAAATCTTCAGCAGGTTCAGAACAACGACGATTCGCCAAGAGAGCTTCCTAAGCAGGACGAACATAGCAAAGTCAAAAGTGAGAAACCAATCCAAGATGGAACCTCGGAAGGGGATGCTGCAACATCAAAGTGTGATGAGATGACCGATGTTGATCCATCCACCATCTCTGCTGACCCCATTGCGACTCCGGAGAAATCTCACAAGAAGAGCGGaaagaagcgcaagcacAAGCATTCCCGCAAACGATCTAAATCTCGCGATCGTTCAAAATcacacaaaagaagaaaaggatcAGAGACATTTGTCCCCAATCATCAACGAGATGATTGCGAAAGCAGTGGTGATGAGGAACAGTCGCAAAACGAGTTCGATGTCGAGCaagcaagggcaaggatCCCCAAAGGGTGTAGCGTCCGGCATGAAGGAGAACAGAAGGAAGAGCTGAGAGATGGTAAAAGGATTGCCAATCAAAAGAAGTTTACAAAGATGTTCAGATCTGACCTCAAGGATCACCAGCTGACCACTTTGTCTTGGATGGTAAACAGGGAGAAAGATACGACGCGAACAGTTGATGGGGGCATAATAGCTCACGATATGGGAATGGGCAAAACGGTTACGAGCTTGGCATGCATTGCAGCTAATAGGCCACCCAAGAAGGATCGAAAGATATCCGCTCAGGCGACACTTGTTATTGTGCCCAACAGAACAGTTGCCAAGCAGTGGCTAACGGAAGCCAAG AAACATTGGTATGAAGAGGCAAGCTCGCTTGTAACCATCCATACTGGGAACGATGATGACCACCTTTTGGCGCAATATGAGAGGCAATGGATCGT TCTTGCAACATATCCTCAAGTGCGAAATTCCTTTCCGAGTCAAGTGGTTATGGATTACCTACATGCTCAATATGCAGATGACCAGCGTTTGCTTAAGCAAGAGTTCAAAAAGCGAGCAAAGTTCTTGTTCCGTATCAACTGGTTCAGGGTAATTTTAGATGAGGGTCATGCAGCTACGAAGTGGAACGGACGCA CCTTGGATGCATGTACTCGGATACAGGCGAAGCACCGGTGGGTCTTGAGCGGCACTCCTATTCAGAACAAGCCAATAG AGTTTTATTCGTATGCGACTTTAGTCTGCTGCGAGTACCGAGGCACCCGACGAGTGTTCAGAAATGACTACATTGTCAAG GATGCGACAAATGCCGACTTTGACTCTCTCGCCAGCACTCTCATGTATCGGGG AACTGCAGAAGGGAAGCTCAACATTCCACCGACAACTCGCCGAGAGGTATATATTGAAGTTtcgcaagaagagcaaatgATATGCAAGTAC GCTCAACAGAAGAAGCACGAGAGAGATAAAGAGCGAGCGGGAATGCCCATATTTGAAAACgaacaagacgaagatgaggtgGAAGATATTAagccagaagaagatgatgaagaggaagaagaaggcgtggtgaaaaaggacaagaagtcCAAAATCCAAGCGTCAGCCCATTTGCGTCTCAGGCAGGCTCTGTCTCATCCATACTGCCTAGAGAGGTTTTTTATGGGGAACTATCTCAGTGAAGATGAACTCAAGTCACTGGCTTCGGACTTGAATTCAATGAGCGACAAGAAGACTGTGATTGAGCAGCTCGAAGCGGATGAAAATTGGGCAGAACATCTCGGCCAATACCAAAAAGGCCTTGATATACTCAAGTCTCGTGAGGAAGCGTTTCTAGGCGGGATTTTCGATATGAACAAGCTCATGGATCTCGTGATTCTCCAACGCACAGTCAATGTACAGAAGTGTGGCGGCGCTGCTTGCAAATCTCAGATTCTCTCTCGTTTCAAG TGTGGCCATATGTACTGCGAACAATGCTTCGGCCGGTTAATGATGCGGAGGAGCAGCATGCCGGAAGCAGAGCGATCAGGC CAAATGAAATGCCCCACTGATGGTTGTGGTCAAGACCTCTCGTTTGTAGAGCAAGTGACTACTCTGGTACAGCTCGCCTCCATGGCGAACCAGGACAAGGGTTATGTGGAGATTGGAAGAGATTGGCTCAAAAATACAGTCCAGGCGAGACAAGAGCGATCTCTGTTTTTTATTGCCAGCTCCTGCTTCTACGGCCCACGGATTGTCCCTCCACCGAGTTCGAGGCTCACAGCGACGATGGCCGTCGTTATGACTTGGCTGACCGAGGCACCCCAAGACAAAATCATCA TTTTCACGCAATTTGTTACGACGCTCAAGATGGTGGGCTATCAGCTCGAGACTCTGGGTGTTAAATTTGTGTACTATTGCGGCACGTCgccgaagcagcagcaggaacaCTCAATGCATGCGTTCCATAATGATCCAGAGACGCTGGTCATG GTCTCTACCTTGAAGAGCGGCGGCCAGTCGCACAACCTCACTGTGGCGAACCGCGTCATAATCGTCGACCTTTGGTGGAacaaggaggccgagaagcagGCCATCGGCCGCGTGGTCCGGATAGGccagaagaaagagacattTTCGGTGCGCATTGTCACGAAGCACGGTATGGATGATCGTGTTATCAAAGTTCAGACGGGTAAGGAGGCAATGGTGGCCCGAATATTGCAGGACGACGGACACGAGCGAATAGAGGTTGACGATGAGCGCCTCGAACAGATCTTTGAGCgaaaagaaggcgaagaatcaaggaagagaaaacgaaagagaagagaagatccGTTTGAATCGAGAGGGGGCGATGGTATGGCATTTTAA